The Cytobacillus oceanisediminis genomic interval CCTGATAGCATTGGGCTTGACGCTGCAGCACCACTGCTTTGCGCGGGCATTACTACTTATTCGCCGCTAAATCATTGGGAAGCTGGGCCGGGAAAGAAAGTAGCGGTTGTCGGTATGGGCGGCCTTGGCCATATGGCTGTCAAAATTGCACATGCCATGGGTGCAGAAGTAACAGTCATTTCGCAAACATTGAATAAAAAAGAAGACGGCCTGCAATTCGGAGCAGATCATTACTTTGCCACAAACGACCCGGAAACTTTCAAAAAACTTGCCGGAACGTTTGACTTAATTATTAACACGGTAAGTGCAAAGATCGACATAGATGCTTACTTCTCACTGCTCACGCTTGACGGAACATTGGTTAACGTTGGTGCTCCAGCAGAGCCATTGTCAGTCAATGTGTTCTCACTCATAGGCCATCGCCGTTCCTTTGCGGGTTCTATGATTGGAGGCATCCGTGAGACGCAGGAAATGCTGGATTTCTGTGCAAAACATAACATCGCTCCAAAGATTGAAGTCATTACAGCTGATCAAATAGATGAAGCTTACGAACGAGTTTTAGCTTCAGATGTGAAGTATCGATTTGTGATTGATATCAGCACAATGTGATATGTGAATGATAAGTTAATCATTGTAAGGTGTCTTGAAAGGCTGGCTTTCAAGACACTTTTTTTTCGAATGATCGTACAAAAATAGCTTATAGTATTGAAGCCATTCTCCAATACTCCCCAGGCAAATCATTGCAGCCCCAAAGTACAGATAGATTCCATATGAATAAAGTGCTGACGAAAAGCAGGTCAAAGTTTTGCTGTTCTTTTTATTTACAAGTCTTTTTAATTAGATCCTGAATCTATGAAAATGAGAATCTTTTTAACGCCTAATTCAAGAACCTAACCAGTTCATCAATGAAAAATTAATCGATATTTGTAAAATGGTTTTTACTAAAGCCTTACATATATTTAATATTCATTTAAGAATAATCTGATAACTTATGAATAGTGGACACGGCAGCAAAGGATCATAAGTCATCCAATTATTTATCAGGAGGCGGATTAGATTGAGCAATAGCGGCATGAACAGGCGGGACTTTTTAAAAGCTGGAGGAGCAGGTACGTTAGCAGTTGCATTAGGAGCGTCGGGTGTCTATTCTTTAGGCGGCATAACAAAGACATTGGCTGCAGCACCAGGGAACAATCCAACTAGTGGTTTTGGCGGATATGGCCCATTAGTAAAAGATCCAAACGGAATATTAGATCTTCCTAAAGGGTTCCATTACAAAATTATATCCAAAACGGGCGATAAAATGTCAAACGGTGACCTCGTGCCTGCAATGCTTGATGGAATGGCTGCTTATAGAGGCGAGAAAAACACGACCATTCTTGTACGCAATCATGAAAACAGCACAAATTCTCAATACCCTGTAAACGGAAAAAATCCTTGGAGCAAAGGTGCTGCGGGAGGTACAACCACAATAGTCGTTGGTTCGAACAGAGAGGTTATTCAGGAGTATGTGACAAGTTCTGGTACAATCCGCAACTGTGCCGGCGGCTCCACAACCTGGGGGACTTGGTTAACATGTGAAGAGACACGGGAATTGGGACATGGCTTTGTTTTTGAAGTCAATCCGCTTGATCCGGAAAACGAAATGTCGAAAACCCCAATCCGTGATATGGGTTACTTCTCTCATGAAGCCTGTGCAGTCGATCCTGCGACAGGGATATGGTATCTGACAGAAGATGCGAGTCCAAGCTTCCTATATCGGTTTACTCCAAATGACCGTACCCAGACTCTCGGCTCCCTTCAAAAAGGAGGAAAATTGGAGGCATTGGCAATCGATGAACTTCCGGCATCTAAAGCAAGTTCGTTTGAAAAAGGACAAAAATTTGGCGTCGTGTGGAAGGAAATCAATCCTGAACGCGCACAGCAGGATGCCAAAGACAAAGGCTGTATTCAGTTTAGCCGCTTAGAAGGTGCGTTCTTTTCTGCTGGTGTGTTCTGGTTTGACGATACGAGTGCCGGGGATGGCAGACTTGGCCGTGTTTACCGCTACTTTCCTGCTACAAATACATTAGAACTTTTTTATGAATCCACTGATAAAAACGATTTGGAAATGCCAGACAATATTTGTATGAGTCCCTGGGGTGACCTTTGGATTGCTGAAGATGGCGGCGGGAATGACAGAATCATTGGCCTGACACCTGAGGGAAATGTGTATACCTTTGCTGAGAACACATTGAATGGCTCTGAATTTGCCGGACCGGCATTCTCCCCTGATGGAAATACGTTCTTTGTAAATATTCAAACCCCAGGTATCACATTTGCGATTTGGGGACCATTTGCAAGGCGAAACTCTGCCCGCCAAAGAGCCATGGGACATGCTGCTCCGCCTGCCGGCCTCGGCCCGATTGTGTCCGGCAAAGTCGCATCACTTGCCGAAGAGCAAGGAATGAGCATCCTGGAAGCAGCTGCATTAGAGCGTCATGGAATGCCTATTCTATAACTGCTAAATTTATATGAATTTTAATGGAAATTTTCTGGATGGTAAATGCCATCCAGATTACGGAGGTGCAGGATGCTGCAGAATATCGGGATACCCGGGCTCATTTTAATCCTGGTGATTGCGTTAATTATTTTTGGACCTTCAAAGCTTCCGGAAATTGGACGAGCTTTTGGCAATACGTTGAAGGAATTCAAGAGAGCGACCCGTGACTTAGTAAATGGTGCTGAAGAGAATGAAGAAACAAAAAATGTGAAAGAGAAAACCTATCTAAAGGCAGTAGAGACAAAGGAAAGCAAGACTGTGAATTAAAGTCTGCTATTTACCGGAATTCTCGCTTTTTTAAAAGAACAGGGAGGGGGATAGAGTCATCTTCCTCCCTGTTTATGAAATGAATTGAAAAATTTCAACCTGTGCCCAATAGAAAGGGAGTTCTTTAATGACTGCCACTAGTCCACTCAAATTAACGGAAGAAAGCAAGGAGAATTCAGTAAAAGAGATTCATTGCAATAAGTGCTTCACCTGCCGTCTTTGCTCCAAACCAGGAAAGAAGATAGCAAAAGTAATGGAGGCTGTCCCAGAAGATCGTTAAGTTACGGTCTTTTATGGACAGCCTTTAATTTTTTTTAAAGACCTATACGATATGTAATCAAAATCATTTCAATATTCGATGGAGAAACTTAGTTTTAGTCAGTTTTCTGGCAGTATGAAAAAAAGAAAAGGCAGGACTTATTTAACTTCCCTTAGTCTCTTCCCTTCAAGTATCTCTTAACTGCCTTCTTCACAAACTCCATATAGGCCAGGAACAAGTTTTACATTGGCTATCAGAGAGTGCGACATACTCTTGAAGGTGCGATTCAATGCCCTTCCAATAGAGGATTAGACCGGATTTTATATCCCAATTTCTCTAAAATAGGGGCATCTCTTTCATAAATATGGTCGTGCTGGCAGTGGTATTCACCAAAGTTGGGGTACTTTTTACTCAGCTGACCAGCTCCCTTTACAAGTTGTATCAATCAAAAAAAATAGTAAATTACGAATGGCTTCACCGTAAATTTAATTCTGCAATTATATACTATAAGCCGCTTAATCCTAAGATGTATATTTATGTGAGAATACCCTGAAAGGAGTTTTCTTCATGAATATTACATCTTTTTTAGTATATTGTTTTATTGTTACGTTTACGCCAGGCCCGACGAATATCGTCATATTATCCACTGTCCATAATATTGGGACGAAAAAGGCGATGGAATATACGTATGGAGCAACGATTGCTTTTGGCCTGCTGCTTATGATTTCAGCTATGCTGAATACGATCCTTATGGAGGTCATACCAAAAATATTAATCGTTATGCAGTTAATCGGAAGCTTTTATATATTCTATCTCGCTTATCAAATATTCAAAGCGGATACTTCAAAGCCAGCTGTAAACCAAAATGGCACCTTTATGTCGGGCTTCCTGATGCAGTTTTTAAATCCAAAGGTCGTTTTATTTACAATGACTGTCATTCCCAGCTTCATCATGCCGTATTATACGGAAGTGCCGGCTGTGACACTGAGTGTTCTCGCCATCACGTTTATTGGATTTTTAGCATTTATTACATGGGTTCTTTTCGGTACCATTTTCAAGGCGTTTTTACAGAAGCATGATAAGATTGTAAATATAGTAATGGCCATATTTTTAGCTTATTCCGGCTTGATGATCTGGATGTAGGTATGCTGTTAAGGGGTGAGTCCAATGGACAAATTTATCTATAAAAAATCGACAGGGATTACTGCGTTGTCAGCAAGTATTTCTGAATTTGCGTATAAAAAGCATGCTCACGCGGAATATGCAATAGGTGTTACGCTGCGCGGCATTCAGCACTATACCCTGGATGGCGGTCTGCAATTATCCTATCCCAATGGCGTTATGCTTTTTAATCCGGAACAGGCACATGACGGAATGGCGCATGATGAGACCGGTCTTGACTATGTGATGTTATATATTGACCCCCAGCTGATTTCAGAGGTCAGCGGGACAAAGGATATCGTCCGTTTTTCAAATCCCGTTGTGTATGATGATCGGCTTGAACAAAAAATATTGAGTCTTTCTCATGCCATATTAAGCGAAAAAGATGAAGCATTATGCAGTGAATTGCTTTTATCCCTCACAGATCATCTCATTCATACTAAACTTTCATCATATGATAAGAAAGATAATGCTCTAATTAGAAAAGCGAAGGATATGGTTCATGCAAGCTTGGGGAATGTGCTTAAACTGGACGACATATGTAAAGAGCTGAATCTATCAAAATTCCAGTTCATCAGATTATTTAAGGCTCATACTGGAATATCACCGTACCAGTATTTTCTTAACTGCAAGATCGAACGCGCCAAGCAGGTAATAGAAAAGAATAAAGACATCTATGCAGCCGTTACTGAATGTGGTTTTGTTGATTTAACTCACTTAAATAAGCATTTTAAAAGCGTTTATGGGACGACAGCATTTGAATATATGTCACATTTAAATTGAGGTTGAAATTTTAGGAGGCGAAGCTTTGAATATTATTTTCTTTGAAAGAAAGTTTCCAAGTGCGAATATGGTTCTGATCAAGGATGAACTTCCAATCCTTATTGATACTGGATTTGGAAGTGATATCAAAGAAACTGAGCAATTAATGAAAGAAGCAGGTGTTTCACCGGAAGAAATACAACTTATTGTAAACACGCACTATCATAGCGACCATGTGGGAGGCAATTTTCATTTTCAAAAAAATTATGATGTTAGGATTGCTGCTCATAGATGGGAAGCGGAATTAATTAACTCCTGTGATCCCGAAGCCTGCAGTGCAGAATGGCTGGATCAGCCTGTAGAACCTTATCGAGTCGATACTAAACTTTCAGATAAAGATGAAATTCAGACAGGAAGCAGAACCTTTAAAGTCCTGCATACACCTGGACATACTTTAGGGCATATTTCTTTGTATGGACCTGAAGAAGAGGTATTAATTTGCGGGGATCTTTTTCACCAAAATGATATCGGATGGTTGAATATCTTTCGGGAGGGTGTTTCATCAATCCAGCGATCGATGGAAAGTCTGGAACGGCTGTCGGGACTCCGGATCGGGCAGGCCTATTCAGGACATGGGCCTCAAATCGAGAATCCTCTGGCTGCCATTGATACAGCAAAGAGACGGTTTGAAAAGTGGCTTAAGGCACCAGAAAAAGTGTCATGGCATGCCTGCAAGCGGATTTTTTCATTCACCTTAATCATGAAAGATGGATTGGCCAAAGAAGAGATCAGCGACTACCTGCTAAAGTGCGGATGGTTCCAGGATTTTGCGCGCTATTCTTTCCAGCTGCAGCCTGAAGAATTTATTCCAGTCCTGCTCGATGAAATGATTCGTTCCGGAGCAGCAAGCTGGCACAATAATCATTTGGTCGCCAACACCCCATACCAGGCACCGCAAAAGGAATGGGTGAATAAGGATATAAAGCCAAAAGATTGGAAATTCGATACATAAACAGCAAGTGGAAACTGGGCTAATAAGTTGAATACCATCTTCAATTATTGTAATATTCAGTGATTAATTGATATATTGTTTAACTTTCGGGAGGGAGCTTTTTATGCCATTAAAAGTTGGGGACATGATTACATTTGAACGGACTTTTACAAAAAGGGATGTTGAATTATTTACAGAAATATCAGGTGATGAAGGAATTCACCATATAACCCCGGATGAACAGGGGAGGCTTGTAGTCCAAGGATTATTAACGGCCACTCTGCCAACCAAAGTGGGCGGAGACGCAAACGTGTTGGCCCGTACGATGAATTTTTAGTTTTTGAGACCTGTCTTTACAGGAGATACAATCATATGTGAAGTAACGATCGATAAATATGAAGAGCAAGATCATAATAGAATGGCCATTGCCGCCTCTTTCCTTTGTACGAACCAGAATGAGAAACAAGTACTAAGAGGGAATTTTGCGGGTGTGATATTATCTTAAATGGTGCATATATTGAGCAGCTGCCGAGTAAGGCAGCTTTTTCTTTTTGTGCTAAACAATATTAATATTGCAAAATATGGAACTTCTGAAAATGGATTTCGTAATAGTATTAAAGAAGGGGGGATTACATGGTCTGGTTACTCCTGCTTGCAGTGGTTATTTGGTTTATTTTATTTTTGCGCAAAAAGCTCTCATTTAAATTTGGTTTATCTCCAAAATCATTAGACATAAAACCAATTAAAGGGTTGAAAAAGTTAAGTGATCACCTGGAGAAGTCCCTTAGTAAAAGTTATATGGGAAACGTAGAAGAGAGGGTAATGAAAGAAATTAAGCTAAAAGAAAATGAGTAAAGCTGGCGTCTGCTGGATTTAAAACGCTACTTTATTTTGACTTCTCTTTTAAAAGAGTCACTTATGTTCAGCGAAAAAGTCGAT includes:
- a CDS encoding NAD(P)-dependent alcohol dehydrogenase; amino-acid sequence: MITSKARAVDGPDKPFRVAEIKRRDLDLHDVLIEIKYAGICHSDIHTAHGEWGPVNYPLVPGHEIAGIVAEVGAEVTKYKVGDRVGVGCMVDSCGECDNCRKGEEQYCFKGNIQTYAGVDKYGEPTQGGYSTHIVVQEEFVLRIPDSIGLDAAAPLLCAGITTYSPLNHWEAGPGKKVAVVGMGGLGHMAVKIAHAMGAEVTVISQTLNKKEDGLQFGADHYFATNDPETFKKLAGTFDLIINTVSAKIDIDAYFSLLTLDGTLVNVGAPAEPLSVNVFSLIGHRRSFAGSMIGGIRETQEMLDFCAKHNIAPKIEVITADQIDEAYERVLASDVKYRFVIDISTM
- a CDS encoding alkaline phosphatase PhoX — translated: MSNSGMNRRDFLKAGGAGTLAVALGASGVYSLGGITKTLAAAPGNNPTSGFGGYGPLVKDPNGILDLPKGFHYKIISKTGDKMSNGDLVPAMLDGMAAYRGEKNTTILVRNHENSTNSQYPVNGKNPWSKGAAGGTTTIVVGSNREVIQEYVTSSGTIRNCAGGSTTWGTWLTCEETRELGHGFVFEVNPLDPENEMSKTPIRDMGYFSHEACAVDPATGIWYLTEDASPSFLYRFTPNDRTQTLGSLQKGGKLEALAIDELPASKASSFEKGQKFGVVWKEINPERAQQDAKDKGCIQFSRLEGAFFSAGVFWFDDTSAGDGRLGRVYRYFPATNTLELFYESTDKNDLEMPDNICMSPWGDLWIAEDGGGNDRIIGLTPEGNVYTFAENTLNGSEFAGPAFSPDGNTFFVNIQTPGITFAIWGPFARRNSARQRAMGHAAPPAGLGPIVSGKVASLAEEQGMSILEAAALERHGMPIL
- a CDS encoding twin-arginine translocase TatA/TatE family subunit, encoding MLQNIGIPGLILILVIALIIFGPSKLPEIGRAFGNTLKEFKRATRDLVNGAEENEETKNVKEKTYLKAVETKESKTVN
- a CDS encoding MBL fold metallo-hydrolase; its protein translation is MNIIFFERKFPSANMVLIKDELPILIDTGFGSDIKETEQLMKEAGVSPEEIQLIVNTHYHSDHVGGNFHFQKNYDVRIAAHRWEAELINSCDPEACSAEWLDQPVEPYRVDTKLSDKDEIQTGSRTFKVLHTPGHTLGHISLYGPEEEVLICGDLFHQNDIGWLNIFREGVSSIQRSMESLERLSGLRIGQAYSGHGPQIENPLAAIDTAKRRFEKWLKAPEKVSWHACKRIFSFTLIMKDGLAKEEISDYLLKCGWFQDFARYSFQLQPEEFIPVLLDEMIRSGAASWHNNHLVANTPYQAPQKEWVNKDIKPKDWKFDT
- a CDS encoding LysE family translocator, with translation MNITSFLVYCFIVTFTPGPTNIVILSTVHNIGTKKAMEYTYGATIAFGLLLMISAMLNTILMEVIPKILIVMQLIGSFYIFYLAYQIFKADTSKPAVNQNGTFMSGFLMQFLNPKVVLFTMTVIPSFIMPYYTEVPAVTLSVLAITFIGFLAFITWVLFGTIFKAFLQKHDKIVNIVMAIFLAYSGLMIWM
- a CDS encoding helix-turn-helix transcriptional regulator; protein product: MDKFIYKKSTGITALSASISEFAYKKHAHAEYAIGVTLRGIQHYTLDGGLQLSYPNGVMLFNPEQAHDGMAHDETGLDYVMLYIDPQLISEVSGTKDIVRFSNPVVYDDRLEQKILSLSHAILSEKDEALCSELLLSLTDHLIHTKLSSYDKKDNALIRKAKDMVHASLGNVLKLDDICKELNLSKFQFIRLFKAHTGISPYQYFLNCKIERAKQVIEKNKDIYAAVTECGFVDLTHLNKHFKSVYGTTAFEYMSHLN